One genomic window of Candidatus Brocadiaceae bacterium includes the following:
- a CDS encoding ferredoxin: MTKATGTDGNLSRRGFLIAAGAAALALGGLRHLHEARRTTGNPAARPPADPETPSPARLRAQVTDACFGCGLCVRLCPEVFAMDGGRARTIVPTVPPDAEERCREAADRCPAGAILIADG, encoded by the coding sequence ATGACGAAGGCAACCGGGACGGACGGCAACCTGAGCCGGCGCGGCTTTCTGATCGCCGCCGGCGCGGCGGCCCTGGCGCTGGGCGGCCTGCGCCATCTGCACGAGGCGCGCCGAACGACAGGCAACCCAGCCGCCCGGCCGCCGGCCGATCCGGAAACGCCCTCCCCCGCACGCCTGCGTGCACAGGTGACTGATGCCTGCTTCGGCTGCGGCCTGTGCGTCCGGCTCTGCCCGGAGGTGTTCGCCATGGACGGCGGCCGCGCACGGACCATCGTCCCGACCGTCCCGCCCGATGCCGAGGAACGGTGCCGCGAAGCAGCGGACCGCTGCCCCGCCGGCGCCATCCTGATCGCCGACGGCTGA